The Gemmatimonadaceae bacterium genome segment AGTGCACGTCGTCGCCGCGCAGCCGCCGGTACCGCGCGATGGCGTCGGCGCCGATCTTCTCCAGGGCGTGTCCCAGATGGGCCTCGCCGTTGGCGTAGTCGATGGCCGTCGTGAGGTAGAATTGGGGCACTTACGCTCCGGATGAAGACGGGCCGGGGCCGGTGGAGCCCGGCCCCCCGCGGTTCCGCCGGCCGCCGCGGCGGCCACGGCGGCGGTGCGGACGGCGCTCCCCGCTCGGGGCCGCTCCCGCCTCGACGCCCGGCGCAGCCTCGGACGACGCCGGCTCCACGGCTGGAGGCTCGTCGGCCGCCGCGGACGGTGCGGGCTCATCGGCCGGCTCGGATTCCAGTGCCGCGTCCGCTTCACGATCGGCGCTCACCAGTTCCGGCGCTTCGGCATCAACCGGGCGCGCGCGCAGCCAGGCCGCGTTCGGGTCGAATGTCGCCACGTCTTCGCGCAGCTCGGCCAGGGGTACGATGCGCGGTTCACCGTCCACGCCGCGCAACGTCACGCGCTCCCGGAAGATATCCACCGCCAACACCTTCTCCTCACCCCGCGACGTCACCAGCGGCCGCCCCTCCTTGGGGAACCGCTTGCGACTCTTCACGTAGAACTCGTGCTCGTAGCGCAGGCAGCACATCAGCCGCCCGCAGGCGCCCGAGATCTGCGTCGGATTGAGCGACAGCCGCTGGTCCTTGGCCACTCCCAGGTTCACCGGCAGCAACTCGGGCAGCCACGACGCCGAGCAGTACTGCCGCCCGCATCGCCCCACGCCGTCCAGCCGCTTGGCCTCGTCGCGGACGCCGATCTGCTTGAGTTCGATGCGCGTGCGGAACGTCGAGGCCAATTCGCGCACCAGATTGCGGAAGTCGACGCGTTTGTCGGCCGTGAAGTAGAACGTCAGCTTCTTGCGGTCCCACTGCCACTCGGCATCGGACACTTTCATGGGCAGATCGTTGGCCTTCACGCGCTCCTGGGCGCGGCGGCGCGCTTCGTCGTCCTGATCGCGCAACTCGGCGAGCCGGCGCAGGTCCTCCGTGCCGGCCAGCCGGCGCGCCCGGCGCGCCGGGAGTGCCGATCCGTATCCGTGCGAGGCGCCCGCGTTGCGCCTGGCCGCCTGCTCGCCCACGGCGTGCACGCGTCCCACGTCTTCACCCCGGTCGGCCTCGACGACGACCGGCGCCTTGAGCGGCGGGATCTCGTCCTGCTCCCAGATGAAGAAGTCCTTGCGGTTGCCCTTGAATGCGACTTCGATGAGATGCGCCACACCTACTCCAGAAACTGACCCATCCGCAGGAATTTCTCGCGGCGGCGGCGCACCAGCTTGTCCGGTTTGAGACGGCGCAGGTCGTCGAGGTTGCGCATGAGTGCCTCCTTGACGGATGCGGCGGTGGTCTCGTAGTCGGCGTGGGCCCCGCCGGGCGGTTCGGGGATGATCTCGTCGATGACGCGCAGCTCGTACAGATCGGCGGCCGTGATCTTGAGCGCCGACGCGGCCTTCTCCCGCATTTCCGGGCTCTTGCCGTCCTTCCACAGGATGGCCGCGCATCCTTCCACGGAGATGACGGAATATACCGAGTTCTCCAACATCATCACCCGGTCGGCCACGCCAAGGCCCAGCGCGCCGCCCGATCCGCCCTCCCCGATCACCGTGGCCAGGATCGGCACTTCCAGCCGGCTCATCTCGAACAGGTTGTGTGCGATCGCTTCCGACTGGCCGCGCTCCTCGGCCCCCAGGCCGGCCCATGCCCCCATCGTGTCGATGAAGTTGATCACCGGCACGTGGAACTTCTCGGCCAGCTTCATCAGCCGCAGCGCCTTGCGGTACCCCTCGGGGTGCGGCATGCCGAAGTTGCGCCGCACGATTTCCTTGGTGTCGCGCCCCCGCTGGTGGCCGATCACCATCACCGATTCGCCGTCCAGCCGCGCCCACCCGCCCACGATCGCCGGATCCTCGCGGAACAACCGGT includes the following:
- the ricT gene encoding regulatory iron-sulfur-containing complex subunit RicT, giving the protein MAHLIEVAFKGNRKDFFIWEQDEIPPLKAPVVVEADRGEDVGRVHAVGEQAARRNAGASHGYGSALPARRARRLAGTEDLRRLAELRDQDDEARRRAQERVKANDLPMKVSDAEWQWDRKKLTFYFTADKRVDFRNLVRELASTFRTRIELKQIGVRDEAKRLDGVGRCGRQYCSASWLPELLPVNLGVAKDQRLSLNPTQISGACGRLMCCLRYEHEFYVKSRKRFPKEGRPLVTSRGEEKVLAVDIFRERVTLRGVDGEPRIVPLAELREDVATFDPNAAWLRARPVDAEAPELVSADREADAALESEPADEPAPSAAADEPPAVEPASSEAAPGVEAGAAPSGERRPHRRRGRRGGRRNRGGPGSTGPGPSSSGA
- a CDS encoding acetyl-CoA carboxylase carboxyltransferase subunit alpha, which produces MATASLEFEKPLVELERQIEELKRLAGERQMDVATELVPLEKKLAELRGEIYKNLTPWQRVLVARSNKRPFTLDYLRLAFTDFVELHGDRLFREDPAIVGGWARLDGESVMVIGHQRGRDTKEIVRRNFGMPHPEGYRKALRLMKLAEKFHVPVINFIDTMGAWAGLGAEERGQSEAIAHNLFEMSRLEVPILATVIGEGGSGGALGLGVADRVMMLENSVYSVISVEGCAAILWKDGKSPEMREKAASALKITAADLYELRVIDEIIPEPPGGAHADYETTAASVKEALMRNLDDLRRLKPDKLVRRRREKFLRMGQFLE